The following proteins come from a genomic window of Canis lupus dingo isolate Sandy chromosome 20, ASM325472v2, whole genome shotgun sequence:
- the TUSC2 gene encoding tumor suppressor candidate 2, with protein MGASGSKARGLWPFASAAGGGGPESAVAEQALVRPRGRVVPPFVFTRRGSMFYDEDGDLAHEFYEETIVTKNGQKRAKLRRVHKNLIPQGIVKLDPPRIHVDFPVILYEV; from the exons ATGGGCGCCAGCGGCTCCAAAGCTCGGGGCCTGTGGCCCTTCGCctcggcggcggggggcggcggcccgGAGTCGGCAGTCGCTGAGCAAGCTTTGGTACGGCCGCGAGGTCGAGTCGTGCCCCCCTTCGTATTCACGCGCCGCGG CTCCATGTTCTATGACGAGGATGGGGATCTGGCTCATGAGTTCTACGAGGAGACAATCGTCACCAAGAACGGGCAGAAGCGGGCCAAGCTGAGGCGGGTGCATAAGAACCTGATTCCTCAG GGCATCGTGAAGCTGGATCCTCCCCGCATCCACGTGGATTTTCCTGTGATCCTCTATGAGGTGTGA
- the HYAL2 gene encoding hyaluronidase-2 → MWAGLGPAVTLALVVVAWAAQLKPTAPPIFTGRPFVVAWDVPTQDCGPRLKVPLDLKAFDVQASPNEGFVNQNITIFYHDRLGLYPRFSSVGRSVHGGVPQNGSLWAHLKMLQEHVEHYIRSQEPAGLAVIDWEDWRPVWVRNWQDKDIYRQSSRQLVAVRHPDWPADRVVKQAQYEFEFAARQFMLETLRFVKAVRPRHLWGFYLFPDCYNHDYVQNWETYTGRCPDVEVSRNDQLAWLWAESTALFPSVYLDETLASSTHGRNFVSFRVQEALRVAHTHHANHALPVYVFTRPTYSRRLTGLSEMDLISTIGESAALGAAGVILWGDAGYTTSTETCQYLKDYLKRLLVPYVVNVSWAAQYCSWAQCHGHGRCVRRDPSANTFLHLSASSFRLVPSHVPGEPQLRPEGELSWADLNHLQTHFRCQCYLGWGGEQCQWDHTRAAGGARGAWAGSHLTGPLAVAALVLTWTS, encoded by the exons aTGTGGGCAGGCCTGGGCCCTGCCGTCACACTGGCCCTGGTGGTGGTGGCATGGGCCGCCCAGCTCAAACCCACAGCACCACCCATCTTTACCGGCCGGCCCTTTGTGGTAGCATGGGATGTGCCCACACAAGACTGTGGCCCTCGTCTCAAGGTACCACTGGACCTGAAGGCCTTTGATGTGCAGGCCTCACCCAATGAGGGTTTTGTGAACCAGAACATCACCATCTTCTACCATGACCGGCTGGGCCTGTATCCACGCTTCAGTTCAGTGGGGAGGTCTGTGCATGGTGGCGTGCCACAGAATGGCAGCCTCTGGGCACATCTGAAGATGCTGCAGGAACATGTGGAGCACTACATTCGTTCACAGGAGCCTGCAGGCCTGGCAGTCATCGACTGGGAGGACTGGCGGCCTGTGTGGGTGCGCAATTGGCAGGATAAGGACATATACCGCCAGTCATCGCGCCAGCTGGTGGCTGTTCGCCACCCTGACTGGCCTGCAGACCGTGTGGTGAAGCAGGCGCAGTACGAGTTTGAGTTTGCTGCCCGGCAGTTCATGCTGGAGACCCTGCGCTTCGTCAAGGCAGTTCGGCCACGGCACCTCTGGGGCTTCTACCTCTTCCCCGACTGTTACAACCACGACTATGTGCAGAACTGGGAGACCTACACCGGCCGCTGCCCTGACGTTGAGGTCTCCCGGAACGATCAGCTGGCCTGGCTCTGGGCCGAGAGCACAGCCCTCTTCCCTTCTGTTTACCTGGACGAGACGCTTGCGTCCTCCACCCATGGCCGCAACTTTGTCAGCTTCCGAGTTCAGGAGGCCCTTCGCGTGGCTCACACCCATCACGCCAACCATGCGCTCCCGGTCTACGTCTTCACACGACCCACCTATAGCCGCAGGCTCACAGGCCTTAGCGAG ATGGATCTCATCTCCACCATTGGTGAGAGTGCAGCCCTGGGCGCAGCCGGGGTCATCCTCTGGGGCGACGCAGGCTACACCACTAGCACG GAGACCTGCCAGTACCTCAAGGATTACCTGAAGCGGCTGCTGGTTCCCTACGTAGTCAACGTGTCCTGGGCCGCCCAGTATTGCAGTTGGGCACAGTGCCATGGCCACGGGCGCTGCGTACGCCGTGACCCCAGCGCCAATACCTTTCTGCACCTCAGTGCCAGCAGCTTCCGCCTGGTGCCTAGCCACGTACCTGGTGAGCCCCAGCTTCGACCAGAGGGCGAGCTCAGCTGGGCTGATCTCAATCACCTGCAGACACACTTCCGCTGCCAGTGCTACTTAGGCTGGGGTGGCGAGCAATGCCAGTGGGACCATACACGGGCAGctgggggtgcccggggggcCTGGGCTGGGTCCCACCTCACCGGCCCGCTGGCTGTGGCAGCCCTGGTGCTCACCTGGACTTCATAG